Sequence from the uncultured Flavobacterium sp. genome:
ACATTAATTAAGGAAGTAACAAAATAAGAAAATCCCGTTACTATAGAATAACGGGATTTTGCAAAATTATAAATTATTATTTTAAACCAGCGATATGCACAGACAAATCGATTAATTTACTTGAGTATCCATACTCATTATCGTACCAAGATACGAATTTGAAGAATGTTGAATTTAAACCAATTCCAGCAGTTGCATCAACGATTGAAGTTCTTTTGTCAGAAATAAAATCTTGAGAAACAACAGCATCTTCAGTATATCCTAAAATACCTTTCAAATCAGTTTCAGAAGCTTTTTTCAATACAGCCAAGATTTCTTCGTAAGTAGTTTCTTTAGCAACTTTTACAGTTAAATCTACTACAGAAACGTCAGCAGTAGGAACACGGAAAGACATTCCAGTTAATTTTCCATTCAAAGAAGGGATTACTTTTCCAACAGCTTTTGCAGCTCCTGTAGAAGAAGGAATGATATTGATTGCAGCAGCACGTCCACCTCTCCAGTCTTTTCTAGAAGGTCCGTCAGCTGTCATTTGAGTTGAAGTTGTTGCGTGAACAGTAGTCATTAAACCTTCAACAATTTCGAAATTATCGTGAATAACTTTAGCTAAAGGAGCTAAACAGTTTGTAGTACAAGAAGCATTAGAAACTACTGTATCTGTTGCTTTTGCAGTTTCATGGTTTACACCCATTACAAACATTGGA
This genomic interval carries:
- the gap gene encoding type I glyceraldehyde-3-phosphate dehydrogenase, which gives rise to MSKVKLGINGFGRIGRIVFRESFNRDNVEVVAINDLLDVDHLAYLLKYDSVHGRFNGTVEVKEGKLYVNGRNIRITAERNPADLKWNEVDVDVVAECTGIFTTIETANEHIKGGAKKVIISAPSADAPMFVMGVNHETAKATDTVVSNASCTTNCLAPLAKVIHDNFEIVEGLMTTVHATTSTQMTADGPSRKDWRGGRAAAINIIPSSTGAAKAVGKVIPSLNGKLTGMSFRVPTADVSVVDLTVKVAKETTYEEILAVLKKASETDLKGILGYTEDAVVSQDFISDKRTSIVDATAGIGLNSTFFKFVSWYDNEYGYSSKLIDLSVHIAGLK